In a genomic window of Lycium ferocissimum isolate CSIRO_LF1 chromosome 9, AGI_CSIRO_Lferr_CH_V1, whole genome shotgun sequence:
- the LOC132029398 gene encoding purine permease 1-like has product MKKLTLLILNIIMFAIGNCGGPLISRLYFIRGGQRIWLSSWLQTVACPLILIPLSMAYFQRRKIDGPEAAKIFFITRREFIGAAGIGIIAGLDGYLISWGPAKLPVSTSSLINATQLAFTALFAVLLVKQKLTAYSKFSVVLLITGAAMLALRGDGDRPAGESVKEYMLGFVMTVMGAVCFGLMMPLIEFIYVKAKQVVTYTTVLEIQMIIGIFATAFCTVGMIINKDFQAIPREASQYEIGEAKYYLVLVSCAILWQLALLGLVGVIFYSSSLLSGIIGAFLLPVTEVLAVILFHEKFQVEKGVAIFLALGGFISYFYGEIEQSKKEKRGNFMDDHASFTVLHQSD; this is encoded by the exons ATGAAGAAACTTACCTTACTAATTTTGAACATAATTATGTTTGCAATAGGCAACTGTGGTGGCCCTTTGATCTCTCGTCTCTACTTCATCCGTGGTGGTCAAAGAATTTGGCTTTCTAGTTGGTTACAAACTGTTGCTTGTCCCTTAATACTCATCCCTTTATCCATGGCTTATTTTCAACGCCGGAAAATTGACGGCCCAGAGGCCGCCAAAATATTCTTCATAACTCGTCGAGAATTCATCGGAGCTGCCGGCATCGGAATCATCGCCGGTCTCGACGGTTATTTAATCTCATGGGGCCCTGCAAAATTACCCGTTTCAACTTCATCTCTTATCAACGCGACTCAACTTGCGTTCACCGCACTCTTTGCAG TACTTCTGGTGAAGCAAAAATTGACGGCGTATTCGAAGTTTTCCGTTGTTTTATTAATCACCGGAGCTGCCATGTTGGCGCTCCGAGGAGACGGTGACCGGCCGGCGGGAGAGTCGGTTAAGGAGTATATGTTGGGGTTTGTAATGACGGTTATGGGTGCAGTTTGTTTTGGGCTGATGATGCCGCTTATTGAGTTCATTTATGTGAAGGCAAAGCAAGTGGTTACTTACACTACTGTGTTGGAAATTCAGATGATTATTGGTATTTTTGCTACTGCTTTTTGCACTGTTGGAATGATTATTAACAAGGATTTTCAG GCAATACCAAGGGAGGCAAGTCAATATGAGATTGGAGAAGCTAAGTATTATTTGGTACTAGTATCGTGTGCCATTCTTTGGCAATTAGCATTGTTGGGATTAGTTGGAGTAATCTTCTATTCATCATCTTTGCTTTCTGGAATTATAGGCGCTTTCTTACTTCCTGTTACTGAAGTTTTAGCTgtaattttatttcatgaaaaatttcaAGTTGAAAAGGGAGTTGCTATTTTCCTAGCTCTCGGCGGATTTATTTCCTATTTCTATGGTGAAATTGAGCAAAGCAAGAAGGAGAAACGGGGTAATTTCATGGATGATCATGCAAGTTTTACTGTATTGCATCAAAGTGACTAA